The Ooceraea biroi isolate clonal line C1 chromosome 1, Obir_v5.4, whole genome shotgun sequence genome has a window encoding:
- the LOC113562030 gene encoding histone-lysine N-methyltransferase SETMAR-like, with product KFRDGDFSLANEPRGRPKTKVDNDHLRAVVESDPSRSTRELASIFNVSIPTILVHLAAIGKIKKLDKWVPHELTDAQQAQRLEASLSLLSRHKNESFFNRIVTCDEKWILYDN from the coding sequence aaattcagagatggagatttcagcctcgctaatgagccacgtggaagaccaaagacgaaggtggataatgatcacttgagagccgtagtagagtccgatccatctcgaagtacacgtgaattggcatcgatattcaatgtttccatacccaccatattggttcatttagctgcaatcggtaagataaagaagttggacaaatgggtcccgcacgaattgaccgatgcgcagcaggcgcaacgtctagaggcttccctttctttgctttcccgtcacaaaaatgaatctttttttaatcgaattgtgacctgcgatgaaaagtggatactctacgacaat